One candidate division KSB1 bacterium DNA window includes the following coding sequences:
- a CDS encoding radical SAM protein, giving the protein MAIESIGFEITNRCNYACVHCLRSDIAPRKDLPEDLQSVIGPVNSRLDIPLHLVDKLIDEARPLHIPAVSFTGGEPTLHRQFPQIVKKFYDAGYEIAMVTNGTRFEKTYQTINPYRDRFRGFCFSMDGATAETMDQIRQKGSFVKSLQAISVCRAKKLPFCIQMVITATNRHELEAMAILASKVESEQLYLIPLQPTLQTTYKQMNVAPEDWYKIKQEIEELNAVYKVSIEPFVAFPNDDSPWVNCNALSMQAIYVDYRGNITFCCQLSEYADGDSMTDIIGNLEDNNLLDLYGDYVQMISSFQKEKLRRYKNGELTKLDAFPCWYCAKHFKKLNWMKRFPDDPWHDDAMISIDHEKISKST; this is encoded by the coding sequence GTGGCAATTGAATCGATAGGGTTTGAAATTACTAACCGCTGTAATTATGCTTGTGTCCATTGTTTACGATCTGATATCGCACCAAGAAAGGACCTACCGGAAGACTTACAATCTGTTATCGGGCCGGTTAATTCACGTTTGGATATTCCGCTACATCTTGTTGACAAGCTTATTGATGAAGCTCGTCCTCTTCATATTCCAGCTGTATCATTTACAGGAGGTGAACCAACTTTGCATCGACAATTTCCACAGATTGTCAAGAAGTTCTATGATGCCGGTTATGAAATTGCAATGGTCACGAATGGAACCAGGTTTGAAAAAACCTACCAGACTATAAACCCTTACCGAGATCGTTTTAGAGGTTTCTGTTTCAGCATGGATGGGGCAACCGCTGAGACGATGGACCAGATCCGGCAGAAGGGATCTTTTGTCAAATCTTTACAAGCTATCAGCGTTTGCCGCGCTAAGAAACTACCATTTTGTATTCAAATGGTGATTACCGCAACCAACCGCCATGAATTGGAAGCCATGGCCATTTTAGCCAGTAAAGTCGAAAGCGAACAATTATATTTAATTCCACTTCAACCAACTTTACAAACCACTTACAAACAAATGAATGTGGCTCCGGAGGATTGGTATAAAATTAAACAAGAAATCGAGGAACTGAATGCTGTTTATAAGGTTTCGATAGAACCCTTTGTTGCCTTTCCAAATGATGATTCACCCTGGGTTAATTGCAACGCACTTTCGATGCAGGCGATCTATGTTGACTATCGCGGTAATATAACCTTCTGTTGCCAATTATCAGAATATGCTGATGGCGATTCGATGACCGATATAATTGGAAATTTGGAAGACAATAATCTATTAGATTTGTATGGCGATTATGTCCAAATGATTTCCAGCTTCCAAAAAGAAAAACTTCGTCGATATAAAAATGGAGAGTTGACAAAATTGGATGCTTTTCCCTGTTGGTATTGCGCGAAACATTTTAAAAAACTCAATTGGATGAAAAGATTTCCCGATGATCCATGGCATGACGATGCAATGATATCCATTGATCATGAAAAAATAAGCAAATCTACTTAG